The Clavelina lepadiformis chromosome 3, kaClaLepa1.1, whole genome shotgun sequence region AGTCTTTCACCGATGACCGCAATTTAAAACGTCAtgtgagaatccacactggtgaacgaccttatcaatgccaggtgtgtgaacattttttttcCCAAAAGAGCAATTTGAGAACTCCTGAAAATATTCACAAAGccatccacactggagagcgaccttgacaatgtttgtttttttttggtcAAAAGTCATTTACATTGAAACGATAACTATTAACACTTACTAATTTTCCCattgtaattatttcaaaaatcatgTGAGAATCCACATCGGAGTGCATaattatcaatgccaggtgtgtgaAATGTCATTTACTCAAAgcttcaatttgaaaactcatatgataACTCACATTGaagagcaaccttatcaatgccaggcaTGTCACATGTCATTATCCAGAAGCACCAATTTGCAAGATCATGAGACTTCCTATTATAACACCATCAAACCATGGAGTGTCATCCAGATAATATGCAAGCTGatgttttattgaaagcaatcagtgatatgatatcacaagaatTCAAACCAATGCGATTCGATATGCAGGTGGAAGAAACAAAGGaaactgaaaccatgaacaTTGCAATGTCCCACCGAAGAAACATCACTACCATTAGTGTCAGATCACAAGTATGTGTTTTCCCAAGACTACCATTACCGTTATGcgttgcattttgtttgtcttttccCTTGAATTCTTTAGCAATATGATAAAGTAATGTCTAGAAGCATTGTTTGTGAGGAAATTTTATCGCATCTTGCTGAGGCATTGTTTACATTAGAACGATTGCATTGTTTAACCAGGTTGAAAACTCAACCAAGCAAGGCAATTTGAAACGTAATTAATcatcattaaattaaacaatgataTCATAAACGAAATTGTTGAAACGGTTCGAACAGTTTTCACTAGTACAAGTACTATGATATGACGATCTGAAGTGAacctaaaacgttttaatCAAATCAATGGTCATTGATCAGTGATTTTCAACATAACATCAAACCGACTTAACAATTAATTCGGATATAACTTTCGTAAATGTGTTGCTCTAATATTTTTAAGTGATTTGAGCACTGTTTATGTTGTGTGCCAATTGTGGGTTAGTTTAGGTCAAACTGGTGTGTAATGTCATTTAAGATGATTTCGTGTGGTTTACATGTTGAAACTATGCAGAAGTCTTTATAAacgttttttcaaaacaacagggaatcttttgtttttcgtttttgtatGTGACAATTACTGTTGTTCTGTACTTTGTAGTAAATTTAGAGAATATTATTTAgatttactatttttattccaacagtTTTGGTTACATATTATCAGTTTTCCTCTATCaagaaaatcatcaaatattgTAAGTTGTACTGTAACTGTAATAATAGTTATTTGTCATTTCTGTTCTAATTAACTGGTGCTAGGGGTGGCGGCGGCTAAATTATATCTTGTATATATAGCATTTGTAATAAcatctttgtttttaaagattgCTTCATGGATGTTTTTAATCTTCATTTAGGATTTAAACGTTGTACAGTAATACCAGCACCTGGCGTGTGTGCGCTGCCAGACATGAGTGTATGTATTTGTTATTGCTGCAATGATGTCATTTGTTCTTCTGACTTATATTTATCTCTTATACTTTTTGTCTTGGGATTAGACAAAGGTTTTTCCTGATTACAAATTCGAATTCCGATTAGTTGCAAAGTTTCGAAGGCATGATTTCtaaatttgacaattttgatgttttattgCTGTTTTTTGTGTGCCAAGTTGTGTTTTGACCTTGTGGCAATCAACATGCCGTTATgggtttttctttttatgtgatgtgttgttatgttttttgAATTCCATgcacaaaatttgtaaaagaTCATAATTCAAGTTAACCCTTGTCTTTTTGTATGTGCAGGTGGATGCAGAAATGAATTAGATTTAATGAGTGTTTAGCTTGAAAACAGAGACAATGTTTGCCATAATCAGCAATTCAATGAAATTGCTGTGTTTGACTTGGTGAACAATGCACCCATCTCAATCAACTGCATTTGCtgtggaaaaataaaaatgtgaatcGTGTCTGAGTTTGCGTTAAATCAACCTATCCACAGCTCCTAAGTGAAGAACAAGGAGATTTCAATGATCATGACCATTCGGTATCTAACTGTCTGTAGATCAGTGCTTCATACCAATGGGTCAGTAagcatgccaaaattttttgaagtaGGGTAATTCTGGATTTGTAGGCTattgtaaacacattttttgataataattggttATTTTAATTGGACTTGTCTGTAATATTTGACTAAAAACTATATCAGGAGTGGTGTAtgtagaaatttatttttgaggATTTGCATAAAATCATGTAATGACAGATTACGATTTTTGGAGTTTCAATAAAAAACGAGCTTTTGAAGAGAAAACTATAGAGCAGCATGCACATGTGataaaacttacaaatttaaatattcCAAGTTAAATTGTTACAAATTCATGCTCAAACTCCTGTTCGGCGATTAACCTGTTAATAATCTCTTCTGGACAAAGTACACTATTTTTGTAGATGTTTAACATAGCAGGTTTGTTCATTCAGGTTCACCACTCGTATTGCgcaaatatgttttagttagcgAAGTGTAGAAAAAGAACGTTCACTTGTACATGTGGTCACCGAAAGAGTTAAAAAATTCTAAGCAATGAATATGTAGCCAGTTGCATCGCTTGGTTTTTCTGTTTCGCTAAACCGACTAAATTTTCTGAACCATACTTTTAATTCAGCAATTAAGTCTTCCAAAAATTTAGTTAAGTCgttttgataaactttttgcatcaCTTGAATGCTTTCGATTTGTTTGGCTGACAGCGCAAGCATTAGATCAACTAGAGTTCAGCTATGTAGCCCACCAATGATAAGATTTGTGGGCAGTGAATCTAGACACGAGATTAGCGATAAAACTGTCCAAAATCGGTTAAAGTATTCCAATATGCTAATAATTATAACTGCTTAAAACTTAAGAAGAGCTGAACTGACACAGCATTTCAGTAGACATAATTGTTAATTCATAATTGTGACATAACTTTGTTGTTCTTGTTCTCTTTCTGGagatttttgtgatatcattAAAATGTATCAATACATCATGCATGAAAATTAAGTaagtttcattcatttaaACAGGATTTTTCGTAAGCTTTAGCTTGCTTTGTCAGATTTAAAATGtaggcaaaaatattttcgaaatAAATACTCAAGTGTCCATAAGGTAATGTCAAAATCCATAGCGACGTAATagataaataaagaaaatcattcGCATAACCAAACTGCTCGAATCGGTACAATTTGACAGAGGATATAACATGGAGGACAGGTATTCAGAAGTAATagaatataattataataaaatctaaataatAGATATCAATCTAATCTAAATAGCAAAAtctaattaaattaaacatataATTTGGTTCGGGCAGGAGGCTGGAAATTTTGAGAGAGGAGTTTGGGAAGTTTAGCCAAACCCCAGTGCATTCATTTAAATTAGAGAGAACCAAAAAACAGTTGTCAGCAAAATGTTGGGCCACAAATTGACTCCGTTGCATGTGTCATCtctgattttttactttaagtcagcacaacGTTCATaaagtacaaatttttatatttcaaaatatagtCATAATTAGTAGTTAGAAGCAATTTCATTTCCATTTCAAAATCCGAATAGAGCTATTCACTTGAATCGTTGTAGTTCACCGCCCTCAGCGTCGCTGTTCCAGGACAATCATTCCGTTCGCAACGAAAATAATTATTCTCTCCACGGCTCCGCTGGTGTCTATAATGAAATCCATTGAGGGCGAGCTTCGACTTTCCACGGATAGAGGGAACGAAGCTGAAGTCATCCATTGTTATTAGTCGTCAAGTTGGAGTAACACAACTAATCTGTTATTCTGAGATGCTCTGCTTTCTACTTATACTAATGTAGTTTCCGTTGCTTTTTATACAAATGCAACGGAAACCATGTTTTCTATTGAGTTGGTGTGATGTTGTGCAAAATGCAACAGATAACATGATTTCCGTTGCATTTATGTAAAGGGCCTATTGCGTCGGTGCGATGTTGTGCAAAATGCAACAGATAACATGATTTCCGTTGCATTTATGTAAAGGGCCTTTTGCGTCGGTGCGATGTTGTGCAAAATGCAACAGATAAGACAAGATCAGAGCAACGGAAACCATGTTTTCTAGTGCGTTGGTGTGATGTTGTGATAACATGGTTTCTGTTGTACTTGTGTGAAGAGCATCGGTATCGGACCATGTTATCGGTTGCATTTATATCGTATGTGCCATTCAATTCTCAACCATTACAGTAGTTTGATCAGTACtcaccaatgtgtcactcaaatgaactgtcactcagttgagcaTGAATTATTTGTCAGTCAAATGAACGTTAAaagaatgtgtcactcaaatgagctgtcactcaaatgaaatGTCACTCAACTGATCAACTACCCCCCATTTCATATATtatgatgttttttttaaaacttttaagaaAAACTATAAAGTTTATGATACTTGACCTGGTTCACAATTTTTGGGAGCACGTAGGTCCAatgttaattttacaattaatgTTTATGTGTGGAGGAAGCATTagttaaatgttttatttaattaagagACAATTGCTGTCATGAGTTAAGCAAAgacattttttttgtaattaactgaattacatttgaaaaaataactttgaaataGATTACTGTCATCATGTGTAGGGATTCAAATGGTTATTTCCTGTTATTTGTGTTCCTCTTAAAACACATCATACACTGCaagtatttttacttttttcaattcatttttttggttttgacatcttattattcaaattaatatgttatttttattaaaactttttaccttTCACATTTTCAGCCATTATTTGTATAGTTTTATAATAGTTTTATTGTATCACAATCAAACCATGGAGTGTCATCCAGATAAAATGcatgttgattttttattgaaatcaaTCAGTGATCTTATTTTACAAGAATTCAAAGcaatgcgacaagatatgaAGATAGAATTTGCACAATTGCAAGTAAACATGGAAGATATGGTTTCAAAGATTCTGgcagaaacaaagaaagctgAAATCATAAACAATCCAATACCGATTAAAAAAACGTCACAAGCATTAGATGTAGCATCTGATATCGGCATTTGTATTAAAGAAGTTTGTTCTCAGAATGCATCAGTTTTTCCTCTTGTTGAAGCTGTCAAAGAAGAACCCTTGTTGTTGCAGCATTGGGAGGTTTCTGAAAAGGATGATCCAAGTATGTCCATATCAAATAAGTTTTCTCATCAATCGGAGGTTGAAGTAAATGCCGTAGTTAAAACTGTTGAACCCCAAACCTGTATTGAAGAAGATCATTCTGAAAAGGCATTAGTTTATCCTCAATTTGATGTTATTGAAGAGGAACCTttgttgttgcaaaaataTGAGGTTTTACAGGCTGAGATTGATGACCCAAATATATCCATGCTAAATAAATTTCTTCCTCAATCAGATGTAGCAGTAAATTCCACAATCAAAATTGTTAACCAACAAAGCTGTGTTGCAAGAAATTCAGATAAAGAATGCAGCGATTCTATGCAGATGTTTCTCAATAAATCTACTGCAATGGAAATAATCAATGCTTGCAAAGATGATGCTCAGTTGCTTGTTGGAAATAAcgaagaaaagcatttttcttgcaatttttgtgatagatcatttaaatgcaaaagaaacttgaaagttcatttaagaactcacacaggtgagcgaccttatcaatgcgatgtgtgcgacaagtcatttaccacttGCAACCATTTGAAAaatcatatgagaactcacactgcagagcgaccttatcaatgcaatttGTGCCGTAAGTCATTTTCCGAAAGCAACAGTTTGAAAGTTCAtataagaactcacactggagagagaccttatcaatgccaaatTTGTCTCAAGTCATTTATTCAGAATGGAAGTTtgcaagctcatatgagaactcacactggagagcgaccttataaATGTGATGTGTGCCAGAAGTCATTTTTTATTGGCAGCAGTTTAAAATATCATATGAGAAtacacactggagagcgaccttatcaatgcgaggtgtgccacaagtcgTTTTCCGTTAGcagcattttgaaaaatcataagagaactcacacaggtgagcgaccttatcaatgccagtttggcacaagtcattttccgttagcagaagtttgaaaactcatatgagaatccacactggagagcgaccttatcaatgccaggtttgtcacaagtcatttacccaaagcaacactttgaaagctcatatgagaatccacataGGAGATTGACCTTATTATTGCCAAGTGtgtcaaaatttcttttcgcAAAAGACCAATTTGTAAATTCATGGAACTATTCACGTTGGAAAGAGACCttgacaatgtttttttttgttttgtcacaaaTCGTTTACGTTGATTCAATAATTATTAACACATATTAAAACTCAGATTGGGGcactgtaaatattttgtaaaggtGTTTGGACAAAAACTTAGccttaaaaaacatttacaaaccattcatcCAAATGCTGCATCCATTTGTTTGTGCTTTATTTGTCCacttttatatgttttatCTGCAACTTtctatttttacatgttttatcgGTAACTTTCTATAGtttgtgaaatataaaattgcattatattggttgtttttggcaaaaaacattttataattttaaaattttcagttttccAATTGTGATTAAGTTAAAAGATGTGTATCAATTTAATTGTGAAGGAAAACTACTTAATGAAAAAATGGTGAAAATTTGGTTCGAGTGTTTTCATATATTCGTTTGTTGGGTATTTATTTGTTAGTTTAGAATTGGTGTCCCCATTTTGTATATTATGATGTTTTTGTTGATGAACTATTAAGAAAAACTATAAAGTTCAAGATACAGGATCTGGGCCTCAATTTTCTGATCATTGTccttgtaaatttttttataagtaaGGATAATTGTCTTCAGTGGTTGCTTGGCTAGACTAGTTGTAAAATTGCATCAGTTTATGCTTTCACTTGCATTTAAATGATTCCATTTGTAGTCATTTTACACATACCCAGTTACCCACCCTACCTTATAAATTTAGAACAAATGCACAGTGCAAATTCcccaaaaaaaactttcttcaTAAGAGCACTCTACatttgttaatgttttaaCTGCGTTTTGGAtggtttttgtgttttttaatgtagtttataaataatttatcaatGTCAATCAGCCAATGTCATTCACACCATCAACTGGCACTGTCTTACCATTGCCATTGTGACTTGTTGCTGAATTGTTAAATCATCACATactttgataaaacaaacatgggtTAAGGTACCAAATCacgttgttatttttgttaaaaccgCGCTCATTTTTCGATTctttttctataaattttaatccaaagtttcattcatttgttAGCTGATAATTATTTTGGCAAACACTAATTTCTCTCCaagtaattaatttttttctagaaattgtttttaaagtgaAGCTTTTTTCTGCTATCGCTATTTCCAAATGAATAGACATACTGTGCATGGAAATTTGTTGTGCTTGGCCCTGCGCAGATGTGAATTCTGTGAAAAAGTGTTTTGGCTTTAGTATAATAATACTTTGTTTACTAAttgtttttcatgttttaaagACCCAAGGACATGCAATTTTGATTGCATTTTTACCACATTTGTGTGTAATTACTTATTACGCCACACACAGGTTTTGCTAATAAGTCTCTTAATTTAATTACTACAGTACAAATAGTCGCAGTCTTCACatcacttttatttttttatgatgAAAGTGTTCAATGTTTGCCTTTTATAGCCTAGTGGACAGAGAGTTTACATTTGTCAATagttacattttattttataatagtCTAGTGGAGCTATTATAATAGCCTAGAGTTTACATTTgtcatgttttgtattattatgtCCCTTTGTGTGTTATTGTTGTCTTATTGATTGAGTTTTGCTGTTGTGTTTATTTCAGCttcaattgaaaatatttatgttgaGTTTATATAAACACAGAAAGAATGAAAACTGACCTGATCCAGAATCAGGTTGATGGAAATGGTGCAACAATGACAATCCGACACTTGTTCttgcaagaaataaaatcagTCAGGATGAATGTGGAGAAagaatttgtaaaattggaaGAAAGAATTGAAGAATtgattttaaagcattttctGGAAGAAACTGATAGAGCTGAAGTTATGAGCAACATGTTATCATATGacaggcatgtgcaacctttttcactggagggccaaatacaaaattttgaatgacaacgcgggccacatgatttttttcagaaaaaattagtatcgtaaaacgactttcctatgcagtttatgtagttaaaaaatagatttaatgcagTCCACAACACACTTGTgcgacaatttattgaaaaactgtggCAAGTATGAAGATGGCTAGTATGTGAAATCTGAAACATTTCCTAAACATGTAGCTGAGAATTTGtctgaaaactttgaaaacaacttCTACACTTCTCTGAGTCGTAGTGGTGTATCAGACGTTTCAAGTAATGCTTCTGGAATTGACGATTATTCTGTGAATGATGGGTTTTTGTCAGATCAGGAGtcgaaaagttttgaaaacgcaacaaacaaagaaCCTTGTGCAAGTAGTGCTTTAGAACATTTTCAAGGGCCCATTAATCAAAAAGGTGTAACTAGGATATGTTGCCGTGAAACCGTGACTAAGGTTGGCTGCATAAGCAAGGCACATTTACGAAAACCCTTACATCTGTCATCTAAAACCGCTAGAGGCCAGTATACCTGCGAAATCTGCGGTAAGCAATTTGGAAAAAGGTTCAATCTTAAACTTTGTATTAATCATGACAAATATCTATAGTTTAATGCTTGATTTGTCTGTGAGTCTATGTTGATCTCATcacatttttgcattttatcatattttaagGTACTCCAGTCACATAGTTGTCATTACTGTTTTCTAAATCCTGATATTTAATTTCTAATTCTCACTTACTGTTTTCTTTACAGGGTGTTTCTAAGTAAGTATGGAATCTTTAATAGCTGGTGTCCAAGTTGATAATGATGTTATAATGAAAGCAATAGGAAACTTGATTTTGCGAGAATTGAAATCGATTAGAAAAGATATAAAGAAGGaagttaataaaatcataacaaaAGTTTCTGACGATAGGTAGCATTTAGGTATTCCATGTAAAAGGTTGAAAGCCAATGAAATAGTGTCAGCTAAACTAGGCCTACCATCTTTTCATCGCCAAAAAGAGGACAATTTCGCCAGcaagtacaatgcaaatagagttttacgtttaaagaatttatcacatgttttggataatttaattatacgcatatgcacaagtaatgcattcagcttcaaaatcattatgtCGCTTactgaaacaaggatacttcTGCCGCAGTTCATCAGAAGACACAGTTGTTTGTCTAAAATTTAGACTCTAAATTAATGATTAGACCTCATGCTGTCAAtgaaaagtcatttgacttggcttaggcctcatgccgaaaagtcacataaacttataattctgttgaaaatataagaaaGAAAGCGCAAAATGCAGAAAAGGAggacatttgggcatttttcactgtcctcggaggacaatttatttttctttagaaaagaggaCATATGGTAGCCCTAGCTAAAcccaaaataaatatttcctTTTTAATTGTTCACTAGCAGCAACAACAAAAACCCAAGACAAAAGAGATTTAAGCCAGCTTTGTAGGCTTACAATGTTGCAatataataaatgaaaaataataaaattaaataatttcaaaacatagacatcaatTATTATCTGTATAAACCTTAGATATCTTATATGTAAGATATATATATCTTACATTATATATAAGGCATTATGGCTTAGCTAtcttatattatatataagatatctatggtatAAACATTGTGTTAATATTATGAGCAACATAAATAGCTGATGTCTATGTTAACATGGTAAAACGgcaacaataacaacaacaaaagatgATATTAAGGGTGGACTTATGTTCAAATaccttttcaaaaatttgcatatctttgaaagtttgctaagtgaGCAGGCGTCGTAGATAAAAATTACTTGCTCATACCAGCTAACTTTTCCATGTGGGTTATGAGTATCAATGCTTGGGTGCATCTCGTGTAGTGAAAGCGTATGACGAAGGTCAATTTGGCGATTGGATGTCGAAGGTGACcgacaaaaacaagtttaaacgCGTTGTGTAATAAATACCACAACGTCTCAAATGCCGTCATTTTCTTTATCTGTATGTGTTACCACCCAGTATTCAATagcaaaaaagcaataaaaataaaggttAACTTACAGTCTAAGCGGCTAACTTTAGATTATCTCCATACATTGAACGTATAAACGAGTTattgaaaagtgaaaaaaacgTGTAATTTGTGTCTATATGGTGTAATATAATAATCTAAAAGCTATGGGGTCGTCTCATAGACATCTTGCATATAAAAATACTTCTTACTCTAATGAAGGGTTACCCGATTGCATTATGCTATATGGTACCGATAGACAATTACCTTAGGCAAGCTTATTCATCGATACcgcaaaaatacaaatatttacaaaaacagtcAGTGATAGTGCGGTACAAACACATCGGCCTTTCGAAAAACTTCAATAGAATTAGGGCTGCACAGAACTAATCCAAATTACAATTAGCTTAAAGCCTTTGCCTTGCTCTAacccagtggttcccaaactttttcagcttgtggcacactagaaaaattagaaaacgctcgcggcacacttacaagagaagaaatgttgctttaaaaaattaccctactctatcgataatgccataattggtttcatcgtcacatgtgcttatttctcagctattgaagcagctagaaagcttttaagtcgcttatgcttgtctgcatgccttattttaaatatttatacagttcttttccaaaattccaaaaagattcgcggcacacctgagaatctgtggcggcacacagtttgggaatcaccgCTCTAACCCAACGCTTTAAGGAGCAAGTGTCATCGCAGATTTGCCTCACTTTTCAGCTGGAGTTGGATACAGTATCTAGGttttatatataagatatctgtGCATCACATTTATTCATCGTAAACTTTGGTCGCGTAAAAGGGTAATTACCGTTTTGTTCAAGAATGCTAAACATTGTATAGGACGCacaggttaacaagaaaccagGTATAGCACAAGCCCCAATCGCAATGATCGATAGGTCTGGCTGTTGGCACTAGAAAGTAGAAACCCTTGTTATTtaatagaaaagttttgtttccattttttttgttttttgaaaaaatggttTGATGAACCCTCAAATTCACTTTTTAAAAGGCGTCAAATGGGCATTGCAGATTGAGACTGCAGAGTCAGGGATGCTAAGTGCGTGTggagttaaaatttattgcgcATACAAAGGCCATTGATTCATCTTGTTGTAATTTTCCATCAAAACACGTCCAGTGTAGAACAGAAATGCCCTaaggcagtggttctcaacctttcatTGTACCCGGCCACCTTACTTACAGTCATTAGAAGTGCGCAATTATGGGCATTTAGTTGTGAAATTACAGAGGAATTAAATAATTCAATCTCTTTATAAGCTAAAAATTGAGTGTTTTTAGGAAATTCTGTCCCAGTCATTTTCATTTAATGCAAAAACATGCACACACTGTTCCATGCACTGGTCTTTTCTCAGAGTAGAAATTTACCGTATCAGTGAATAAAGCCATTGATCCAAGTTGAGGTGGCAtcaatgttgttttgttgttgttttaccATGCTAACATGGACATCAGCTATTTATGTTGCTCATATTGTTAACACATAACGTTTATACAGATAATAATATCTGACGtctatattttgaaattatttaattttattattttttcttgaTCATAAGCCTACAAAGCTGGCTTACATCTGTTTTGTCTTGAGCAGCGACAACATTCATTACAATTTAGCCTTATAGCTTATACTGTTTCCTATGTATAAAATCTGTCTGAGAATCTATCATCTGTTTGGCCCATTAaggaaaaaggttggacactcCTGATCTAGCCTATACTTGTGGTGTATAGTCTCTTGCTGTTATGATTACAGCGTTTTTTTTGTGCAAAGTAAGCAAGTACAAGAGTAAAAAAATGTGAACGTGTTCGGTTTTAAGAAATTAGCATAACTCGTGTGATCACTGGTATATAAGAGCCGGCTTGTTAAAATATTGGTTAAAAAGACATATTAAATGCCTAATCTTAGCATACTGCTAATACTTGCTGTAAATTTCTTTAAGGAACttctttaaattaaaccaaTGTTAGGTTGCGTACAATCGATATTTTCCATATGTAAGCTCGCAACTTCAACCAATTACATGAAACACATAAATGCCAGCAATTGTCACAGCAAAAACTGTtattacaattttgttttaaacttttcgaatttaaatttttatattattactCATATTGTAGATAACGTATTATAATGTtagcttttttgttaaaaaattttagatttttttttttttttcagcaattACATTTTAAGTTTCTCATAACAATCAAGCCATGGAGTGTGATCCAGGCATAATTCAAGTTGatgttttattgaaagcaatcagtgatCTTATTTCACAAGAATTAAAATCATTGCGACAAGAAATGAAAATGGAATTTGCACAATTGCAAGTAAACATTGAAGATATGGTTTTAAAGATTCttgcagaaacaaagaaaacagaaaccatgaacaatgcGATTCCAATTGAAGAAATATCACAACCATTACATGTAGAATCAGATATCAGCCTTAAGATTGAGGACGTTTATTCCGAGAAGGCACCAGACTTTCCTCTTGTTGAAGCTatcaaagaagaacctttgctGTTTGAGGAATATGAGGTTTCACAGCCTGAGATTGATGACCTAAATATATCCATGTTAGATAAAATTCCTTCTCAATCAAATATTGGAGTGAATGCCACagttaaaattgttaaaccacAAAGCTGTGTTGCAAGAAACTCAGATG contains the following coding sequences:
- the LOC143449195 gene encoding uncharacterized protein LOC143449195 isoform X1; its protein translation is MLFLLKLFTFHIFSHYLYSFIIVLLYHNQTMECHPDKMHVDFLLKSISDLILQEFKAMRQDMKIEFAQLQVNMEDMVSKILAETKKAEIINNPIPIKKTSQALDVASDIGICIKEVCSQNASVFPLVEAVKEEPLLLQHWEVSEKDDPSMSISNKFSHQSEVEVNAVVKTVEPQTCIEEDHSEKALVYPQFDVIEEEPLLLQKYEVLQAEIDDPNISMLNKFLPQSDVAVNSTIKIVNQQSCVARNSDKECSDSMQMFLNKSTAMEIINACKDDAQLLVGNNEEKHFSCNFCDRSFKCKRNLKVHLRTHTGERPYQCDVCDKSFTTCNHLKNHMRTHTAERPYQCNLCRKSFSESNSLKVHIRTHTGERPYQCQICLKSFIQNGSLQAHMRTHTGERPYKCDVCQKSFFIGSSLKYHMRIHTGERPYQCEVCHKSFSVSSILKNHKRTHTGERPYQCQFGTSHFPLAEV
- the LOC143449195 gene encoding uncharacterized protein LOC143449195 isoform X2; this translates as MLFLLKLFTFHIFSHYLYSFIIVLLYHNQTMECHPDKMHVDFLLKSISDLILQEFKAMRQDMKIEFAQLQVNMEDMVSKILAETKKAEIINNPIPIKKTSQALDVASDIGICIKEVCSQNASVFPLVEAVKEEPLLLQHWEVSEKDDPSMSISNKFSHQSEVEVNAVVKTVEPQTCIEEDHSEKALVYPQFDVIEEEPLLLQKYEVLQAEIDDPNISMLNKFLPQSDVAVNSTIKIVNQQSCVARNSDKECSDSMQMFLNKSTAMEIINACKDDAQLLVGNNEENKCKRNLKVHLRTHTGERPYQCDVCDKSFTTCNHLKNHMRTHTAERPYQCNLCRKSFSESNSLKVHIRTHTGERPYQCQICLKSFIQNGSLQAHMRTHTGERPYKCDVCQKSFFIGSSLKYHMRIHTGERPYQCEVCHKSFSVSSILKNHKRTHTGERPYQCQFGTSHFPLAEV